A genomic segment from Sphingopyxis sp. DBS4 encodes:
- a CDS encoding acyl-CoA dehydrogenase family protein, translated as MSDLDAFRIEVRAWLEANCPPEMREPIRDEDDVCWGGRKFKFKNAAQKQWLDACVAKGYTVPDWPKPYGGAGLTPEETKVLKQEMKRIHARSPLDSFGIWMLGPALLQFGTEEQKVHYLNPIARGEIRWCQGYSEPGSGSDLVSLQTFGEDKGDHWVVNGSKIWTSYADKADWIFCLVRTDKANKYQGITFMLFDMESKGVTTKPILLISGNSPFCETFFDDVEVPKTQFVGEINRGWDVAKYLLGHEREMISGGGAGGDMVSIGGAFAKAFGKNAAGELDDPILRAEMAAFDVDVFAYRAMGERFMDMWKTGRAHPASSNMMKYVGTELNKRRHELVMAGGGSDALEWDSEESKGGARARTWLRTKANSIEGGTSEVMLNVIAKRILDLPGA; from the coding sequence ATGAGCGATCTGGACGCCTTCCGCATCGAAGTGCGCGCGTGGCTGGAAGCCAATTGTCCCCCCGAAATGCGCGAACCGATCCGCGACGAAGACGACGTCTGCTGGGGCGGACGCAAATTTAAGTTCAAGAATGCCGCGCAGAAGCAGTGGCTCGATGCCTGCGTAGCCAAGGGCTATACCGTCCCCGACTGGCCGAAGCCCTATGGCGGCGCCGGGCTGACCCCCGAAGAGACCAAGGTCCTCAAACAGGAAATGAAGCGCATCCACGCGCGCTCGCCGCTCGACAGCTTCGGTATCTGGATGCTCGGCCCCGCGCTGCTGCAATTCGGCACCGAGGAACAGAAGGTCCATTATCTGAACCCGATCGCGCGCGGCGAAATCCGCTGGTGCCAGGGCTATTCGGAACCCGGCTCGGGCAGCGACCTCGTCTCGCTCCAGACGTTTGGCGAGGACAAGGGCGATCATTGGGTCGTCAACGGGTCGAAGATCTGGACCAGCTATGCCGACAAGGCCGACTGGATTTTCTGCCTCGTCCGCACCGACAAGGCGAACAAATATCAGGGCATTACCTTCATGCTCTTCGATATGGAGAGCAAGGGCGTCACGACCAAGCCGATCCTGCTGATTTCGGGCAACTCGCCCTTCTGCGAAACCTTCTTCGACGATGTCGAGGTGCCGAAGACGCAGTTCGTCGGCGAGATCAACCGCGGCTGGGACGTCGCCAAATATCTGCTCGGTCACGAACGCGAGATGATCTCGGGCGGCGGCGCGGGGGGCGACATGGTCAGCATCGGCGGCGCCTTCGCCAAGGCGTTCGGCAAGAATGCGGCCGGCGAACTCGACGATCCGATCCTGCGCGCCGAGATGGCGGCGTTCGACGTCGACGTCTTTGCCTACCGTGCGATGGGCGAGCGCTTCATGGACATGTGGAAGACCGGCCGCGCGCACCCCGCGTCGTCGAACATGATGAAATATGTCGGCACTGAGCTCAACAAGCGCCGCCATGAACTGGTGATGGCGGGCGGCGGCAGCGACGCGCTCGAATGGGACAGCGAGGAGAGCAAGGGCGGCGCCCGCGCGCGCACCTGGCTGCGCACCAAGGCCAATTCGATCGAAGGCGGAACGAGCGAAGTCATGCTCAACGTCATCGCCAAGCGTATCCTCGACCTGCCCGGAGCCTGA
- a CDS encoding SDR family NAD(P)-dependent oxidoreductase — translation MRFAGKVAVITGAASGIGKAAVLKLAGEGAHVFAADIDEAGGKALAEQSNGKIDFVRCDVTVPSDIEALMNTAAEKTGGIDIVFNNAAAGGDRAPIDEITPEGWDRSMDLILKSVAMGIRYASPHMKGRKGASIVNTASVAALGAGYSPTAYAVAKAGVLHLTKVAATDLAQYGIRVNAICPGFINTNIFTSSLEVPDASKDAAKAIIADMSAHAQPVARGGQPEDIANAVAYLASEDSSFMTGTHMLVDGGLTIGQRHAWDPEAPGMFDALTAMEEAAQAGTAA, via the coding sequence ATGCGATTCGCAGGCAAGGTCGCCGTGATTACCGGCGCGGCATCGGGCATCGGCAAGGCGGCGGTGCTGAAACTCGCGGGCGAAGGCGCGCACGTCTTCGCCGCCGATATCGACGAAGCGGGCGGCAAGGCGCTCGCCGAGCAATCAAACGGCAAGATCGATTTCGTCCGCTGCGACGTCACCGTGCCGAGCGACATCGAGGCGCTGATGAACACCGCCGCCGAAAAGACGGGCGGGATCGACATCGTCTTCAACAACGCCGCTGCGGGCGGCGATCGCGCCCCGATCGACGAGATCACGCCAGAGGGGTGGGACCGCTCGATGGACCTGATTCTGAAATCGGTCGCAATGGGCATCCGCTATGCGAGCCCGCACATGAAGGGGCGCAAGGGCGCCAGCATCGTCAACACCGCGAGCGTTGCGGCGCTCGGCGCCGGCTATTCGCCGACCGCCTATGCGGTCGCCAAGGCGGGAGTGCTCCACTTGACCAAGGTCGCGGCGACCGACCTTGCGCAATATGGCATCCGCGTGAACGCGATCTGCCCCGGCTTCATCAACACCAATATCTTCACCTCGTCGCTCGAGGTGCCCGACGCGAGCAAGGACGCGGCGAAGGCGATCATCGCCGACATGAGCGCGCACGCGCAGCCGGTCGCGCGCGGCGGCCAGCCCGAGGATATCGCCAACGCCGTCGCCTATCTGGCGAGCGAGGACAGCTCGTTCATGACCGGCACCCACATGCTCGTCGACGGCGGGCTGACGATCGGCCAGCGTCACGCCTGGGATCCCGAGGCGCCGGGGATGTTCGACGCGCTGACCGCGATGGAGGAAGCCGCTCAGGCCGGAACCGCCGCGTGA
- a CDS encoding MFS transporter encodes MSADTPPQTRLPLGLKLYHGLGSVAYGVKDNGFSTFLLIFYSQVVGLDASLVSLALMFALLADAFVDPLIGYFSDRTYTRWGRRHPWLYLAPLPLGLAWMLLWSPPADHTHIFAYLVVVAMLVRTLVSCCEVPSQSLVAELTSDYDERTALVRFRFLFAWGGGLLVFFLANTVFLRADATHEFGQLNPSGYWLYGLCGALIMGVTVIVSALGQHRRVAHWPATKPEPASPKQAFAEIFEALRHPAALILLGASLIAISSTQMTFTISNFLYLYVWRFSEGAFAALPWLLMVSVMIAFVIVQPLHHRFGKKKVAVVCGVISTIFWTVPFALFLSGHWPAIGSAFSSNLLMAFILISNVNAVMVMISGQSMLADVVEASQVETGRRTEGIFAAGWMFVQKCATAVGIGLTGLLISLSGLPSKAVPGQVAPDVIDWLVVSYSLIVVVATIASTWTFARFPINRADHEARVAALAASEAAGLQ; translated from the coding sequence GTGAGCGCCGACACGCCGCCGCAGACGCGGCTGCCGCTGGGCCTCAAGCTCTATCACGGGCTCGGCAGCGTCGCCTATGGCGTCAAGGACAACGGCTTTTCGACCTTCCTGCTGATCTTCTACAGCCAGGTGGTCGGGCTCGACGCGAGCCTTGTTTCGCTCGCGCTGATGTTCGCGCTGCTCGCCGACGCGTTCGTCGATCCGCTGATCGGCTATTTCTCCGACCGCACCTATACGCGCTGGGGACGCCGCCATCCGTGGCTCTATCTGGCGCCGCTGCCGCTCGGGCTCGCGTGGATGCTGCTGTGGTCGCCGCCGGCCGACCATACGCATATCTTCGCCTATCTGGTCGTGGTCGCGATGCTGGTGCGCACGCTCGTCTCGTGCTGCGAAGTGCCGTCGCAATCGCTCGTCGCCGAACTGACGAGCGACTATGACGAGCGCACCGCGCTCGTCCGCTTTCGCTTTCTCTTCGCCTGGGGTGGCGGGCTGCTCGTCTTCTTCCTCGCCAACACCGTCTTCCTGCGCGCCGACGCGACGCACGAGTTCGGCCAGCTCAACCCGTCCGGCTATTGGCTCTATGGCCTCTGCGGCGCGCTGATCATGGGGGTGACGGTGATCGTCTCGGCGCTCGGCCAGCATCGCCGCGTCGCGCATTGGCCGGCGACGAAACCCGAGCCCGCATCGCCGAAACAGGCCTTTGCCGAGATTTTCGAGGCGCTGCGCCATCCCGCCGCGCTGATCCTGCTCGGCGCCTCGCTGATCGCGATTTCGAGCACGCAGATGACCTTCACCATCTCGAACTTCCTCTATCTTTATGTCTGGCGCTTTTCCGAAGGCGCCTTCGCGGCGCTGCCATGGCTGCTGATGGTGAGCGTGATGATCGCCTTCGTGATCGTGCAGCCGCTCCATCACCGCTTCGGCAAGAAGAAGGTCGCGGTGGTGTGCGGGGTGATCAGCACGATCTTCTGGACCGTGCCCTTCGCGCTGTTCCTGTCGGGGCATTGGCCGGCGATCGGGTCGGCCTTTTCGAGCAATCTGCTGATGGCCTTCATCCTTATATCGAACGTCAATGCGGTGATGGTGATGATCTCGGGCCAGTCGATGCTGGCCGACGTCGTCGAGGCGTCGCAGGTCGAGACCGGACGCCGCACCGAGGGAATTTTCGCCGCCGGCTGGATGTTCGTCCAGAAATGCGCGACCGCGGTCGGCATCGGGCTGACCGGCCTGCTGATCAGCCTGTCGGGACTGCCCTCGAAAGCGGTTCCGGGTCAGGTCGCACCCGACGTGATCGACTGGCTCGTGGTCAGCTACAGCCTGATCGTCGTCGTCGCGACAATCGCCTCGACCTGGACCTTCGCCCGCTTTCCGATCAACCGCGCCGACCATGAAGCGCGGGTCGCGGCGCTCGCCGCGTCGGAAGCCGCCGGGCTTCAATGA
- a CDS encoding MFS transporter, whose protein sequence is MTATASTAPLPTRIKLAHGLGSVTMGVKEAGLTTFFMIYYNQVLGFDPRVVSLVLIGAMLIDALVDPLIGRLSDATRTRLGRRLPWLYGAALPMAIAWALLWVSPDVARHSTLGLILNVVAVRVLVSACEIPSVSLVAELTRDYDERTTLMRFRFLFGWLGGLAATALAYGYFLKSDDPARSGLLDPSGYAAFGLFGATLILVSTLGSAAGQQRRILALPPPPVQAHGSSMLTDIALAFRNPAFIALASGALFVVTGYATTIAATNYTMLYIWRLSDDQLALYPIGLAVAVFGAFAAVGLAHRRFGKRDTAIAAVLFSGVVAFLPYAARNLGWWPELGGWPSMVLLLTLQTISLFGLVVGHISCSSMVAEIVEAHEIEHGTRIEGVFFAGYLMTQKFGQALGIFTVGQLVAYVGLGERVRPDDWPASAAATMGWIFAGLMILIAIMAAAGLRRYAIDRAGHEARLAALADRIDEAPRS, encoded by the coding sequence ATGACCGCTACCGCATCAACCGCCCCGCTGCCGACGCGGATCAAGCTCGCGCATGGGCTCGGCAGCGTCACCATGGGGGTGAAGGAGGCGGGGCTCACCACCTTCTTCATGATCTATTACAACCAGGTGCTCGGCTTCGACCCGCGGGTCGTGTCGCTGGTGCTGATCGGCGCGATGCTGATCGATGCGCTCGTCGATCCGCTGATCGGCCGCCTGTCCGACGCGACGCGGACGCGGCTCGGGCGGCGGCTGCCGTGGCTCTATGGCGCGGCGCTGCCGATGGCGATCGCCTGGGCACTGCTCTGGGTGTCGCCCGACGTCGCCCGGCATTCGACCCTCGGCCTGATCCTCAACGTCGTCGCGGTGCGCGTGCTCGTTTCGGCGTGCGAGATTCCGTCGGTGTCGCTCGTTGCCGAGCTGACGCGCGATTATGACGAGCGCACCACGCTGATGCGCTTTCGCTTCCTGTTCGGCTGGCTCGGCGGGCTGGCGGCGACCGCGCTCGCCTATGGCTATTTTCTGAAGTCCGACGACCCGGCGCGCAGCGGCCTGCTCGATCCGTCGGGCTATGCCGCCTTCGGCCTGTTCGGCGCGACGTTGATCCTCGTCTCAACGCTCGGCTCGGCGGCCGGCCAGCAGCGGCGCATCCTGGCGCTGCCGCCGCCGCCCGTGCAGGCGCATGGCTCCTCGATGCTGACCGACATCGCGCTCGCCTTTCGCAATCCGGCCTTCATCGCGCTGGCGAGCGGCGCGCTGTTCGTCGTCACCGGCTATGCGACGACTATCGCCGCGACCAATTACACGATGCTCTATATCTGGCGGCTGAGCGACGACCAGCTCGCGCTCTATCCGATCGGCCTCGCGGTCGCGGTGTTCGGCGCCTTCGCCGCGGTGGGCCTTGCGCACCGCCGCTTCGGCAAGCGCGATACGGCGATCGCCGCGGTGCTGTTCAGCGGTGTGGTCGCCTTCCTGCCCTATGCGGCGCGCAACCTCGGCTGGTGGCCCGAGCTCGGCGGCTGGCCGTCGATGGTGCTGCTCCTCACGCTCCAGACCATTTCGCTGTTCGGGCTGGTCGTCGGCCATATCTCCTGCTCGTCGATGGTCGCCGAGATCGTCGAGGCGCACGAGATCGAGCATGGCACGCGGATCGAGGGGGTCTTCTTCGCGGGCTATCTGATGACGCAGAAATTCGGCCAGGCGCTCGGCATCTTCACCGTCGGCCAGCTCGTCGCCTATGTCGGGCTCGGCGAGCGCGTGCGACCCGACGACTGGCCCGCGAGCGCCGCGGCGACGATGGGCTGGATCTTCGCCGGGCTGATGATTTTGATCGCGATCATGGCGGCCGCCGGGCTGCGCCGCTACGCAATCGACCGGGCCGGCCACGAGGCGCGACTCGCGGCGCTTGCCGACAGGATCGACGAAGCGCCGCGGTCCTAG